The segment gtcgagactatagaccattctatagtcaagagtatagaacGTTCTATAGAACGACTATAGACCgtcctatagacaagactatagaccgttctatagtcaagactatagaccgttctatagtcaagactatagaccgttctatagtcaagactatagaccgtNNNNNNNNNNNNNNNNNNNNNNNNNNNNNNNNNNNNNNNNNNNNNNNNNNNNNNNNNNNNNNNNNNNNNNNNNNNNNNNNNNNNNNNNNNNNNNNNNNNNTatgtctatgtctagtctatgtctagtctatgtctagtctatgtctagtctatgtctagtctatgtctagtctatgtctagtctatgtctagtctatgtctatgtctatttctagtctatgtctagtctaggtctatgtctagtctaattctagtctatatttataTCTAATATATGTCAAGTCTATGTCCATTTGATTTAACTTAACTTCTTTTTTCAGAACCTTCTATAACAGATTTAGTGCCCGAACTTTAGAAGAAATTACCCAATCTACCAATTGAATTCTTCTACAGCCCTCACAATGAAACTTtggaaaaatttagaaattgtgCCCAATATCCGCCACTACAAATGTTGAATTTCTATAACACATACTGGCAAACGTTTCACATAGATGGAAGTATTTTTCAACTGTATGGTGCCTATTATGACGAACGCCCTGAATCTGGACCTGTGGTGCGCATACTGGCAATGACTAATCATCAACAAaatgaatttcctataatttaTTGTCAACTATGGTTTCAAGATGATAACCGACCGGTTATATCTACAATTACGGAGTATAAATTAATTTGGGAATCCAGTTGGGGTGTGAAACCTAATGTCTATTACCCCTATCTAATGACTTGTGAAGTGCCCAAGAATTCTATCGTAACAGGTGATACCACGCCCAAAGCAGTGAATCTGGTGGGGCGTCAATGTGATACGGCTAGTAATAGTTTACGAGTTATCTATGAAAAACCTGCTGAATCTGTAGAAAAACATGATTTTGCGGTATGTGTCAAGGGATTGGATTTCCCCTATGAAGATTTAAGTGACCGACTTGTGGAATGGTtggaaatattgaatattttgggggtacataaagtatatatgtataatttgcAAGTCCATGCTAATATTAGCAAAGTTTTGAACTATTATCGAGAAAAAGGTTTTGTGGAGGTACAAGACATTACTCTAGTAGGAGGAGTGCAACAACCGGAAATAGAACACTGGCTCATAAAAAGTTATCCTTTGAATAAAAGGCTTAATGAGTTGATACCCTACAATAGCTGTTTCTACCGTaatatgtacaaatataaatatatagctTTGTTAGATATTGATGAAATTATAATGCCTAAGGATAGCCTAAAATCATGGCAGCAATTGTTGGCAAATATTCAGACCCATGAAGGGGGAAAAAATTGTCCCTTAGGTTTGCCAAGTTTATGTGTTGCTAATACATATTTTCCCAGTAAAGAGGTACCGGTGCGCTCTAATCCCTCCTATATGTACATGTTAAATCATGTATATCGTCTTAAAGATTATACACCACAACGTTATCATGTGAAATGTTTACATAATACTCGACAGATTGTTACACTACACAATCATTATCCCTTTTCGTATTTGAATACGGATTGTAAACCATTAGATATACCACCCGCTTACGCTCAACTACAACATTATCGAAAAACGCTATCCAAAGATGATAACAGGGAAATCAAAGATCATATTCTTGTATTGGATGAAAGTGTGGATCGTTTTCGGAGACTATTACCGGAGAggtgtaaaaaagttttaaaagaccTTAAGTTTATAAGTT is part of the Lucilia cuprina isolate Lc7/37 chromosome 3, ASM2204524v1, whole genome shotgun sequence genome and harbors:
- the LOC124418746 gene encoding uncharacterized protein LOC124418746, translated to MALDNNFVMIYYFSFKRKKLPNLPIEFFYSPHNETLEKFRNCAQYPPLQMLNFYNTYWQTFHIDGSIFQLYGAYYDERPESGPVVRILAMTNHQQNEFPIIYCQLWFQDDNRPVISTITEYKLIWESSWGVKPNVYYPYLMTCEVPKNSIVTGDTTPKAVNLVGRQCDTASNSLRVIYEKPAESVEKHDFAVCVKGLDFPYEDLSDRLVEWLEILNILGVHKVYMYNLQVHANISKVLNYYREKGFVEVQDITLVGGVQQPEIEHWLIKSYPLNKRLNELIPYNSCFYRNMYKYKYIALLDIDEIIMPKDSLKSWQQLLANIQTHEGGKNCPLGLPSLCVANTYFPSKEVPVRSNPSYMYMLNHVYRLKDYTPQRYHVKCLHNTRQIVTLHNHYPFSYLNTDCKPLDIPPAYAQLQHYRKTLSKDDNREIKDHILVLDESVDRFRRLLPERCKKVLKDLKFIS